From a single Cytophagales bacterium WSM2-2 genomic region:
- the cheB2 gene encoding putative chemotaxis protein-glutamate methylesterase, whose protein sequence is MSRFNLNNSYKAVVIGGSAGSFQGITKILSQLPKTFPLPIIMCLHRLKHVRNGFVEALSIKSVFPVTEPYDKEQIKKGGVYLAPSNYHMSIELGNYFAMSTEEMVNNSRPAIDLTLGTAAYVYRDKLIGILLSGANRDGGLGMKNIKDKGGLTIVQEPTECMIDTMPRAAMSLTKIDHVLKVDEIVSLMNELDKHYK, encoded by the coding sequence ATGAGTAGGTTCAACCTAAATAACAGTTATAAGGCCGTTGTTATAGGCGGCTCAGCGGGGAGTTTCCAGGGTATTACAAAGATTTTGTCGCAACTACCTAAAACTTTTCCGTTGCCAATCATTATGTGCTTACACCGACTAAAACACGTACGCAATGGCTTCGTAGAGGCATTGTCTATAAAGAGCGTCTTTCCGGTGACAGAGCCCTATGACAAAGAACAAATTAAGAAAGGCGGGGTTTACCTGGCGCCATCCAATTACCATATGTCAATTGAGTTGGGGAATTATTTTGCGATGAGTACCGAAGAGATGGTTAACAACTCCCGGCCTGCTATTGACCTGACACTGGGTACAGCAGCATATGTTTATCGCGATAAACTAATCGGCATTTTACTTTCAGGCGCTAACCGCGATGGTGGTTTAGGGATGAAGAATATCAAAGATAAAGGAGGCCTTACTATTGTGCAGGAGCCTACTGAATGCATGATCGACACGATGCCTCGTGCAGCAATGTCCCTGACGAAAATAGATCATGTGTTGAAAGTAGATGAAATTGTAAGTTTGATGAATGAATTAGATAAGCATTACAAATGA
- a CDS encoding peptidase M16 — protein MRDYEIYTLKNGIRVVHNHITTTKIVHCGIMLDIGSRDETLANQGIAHFWEHMAFKGTRKRKAFHILNRLESLGGELNAFTDKEKILFYASLRDEYFERALELLTDITFDSIFPSGQINRERNVILEEMSMYYDDPDDSLQDEFDSVIFSGHSLGMNILGTQKTVKAFQRKDFRNFVKKNLDTRNIVFSSVGNVPMEKVVALAEKYLGQVPRLTSRTKRKKFTGYKPKEVILKRDVKQARCAIGRTAFHSSHERRTPFFMLTNILGGGGMNSRLNMALREKHGFVYSIGAQFVPFTDTGLFVISFGTEPTQLQKSIELVKMELKKLQDEKLGVKQLASSKEQILGQIAMAEENNMGFMMMMARNLLDFGKITSLEEIFERVKKTSSVDLQALANEMFDEDKMSVLIMQPK, from the coding sequence ATGCGAGACTACGAAATCTATACTTTAAAAAACGGCATCCGGGTGGTGCATAACCACATTACGACAACGAAGATTGTTCACTGTGGAATTATGCTCGACATCGGCAGCCGCGATGAAACATTGGCTAACCAGGGCATCGCTCATTTCTGGGAGCACATGGCTTTCAAAGGTACGAGGAAGCGAAAAGCATTTCATATTTTAAATCGCCTGGAATCTCTGGGGGGTGAATTGAATGCATTTACCGATAAGGAAAAAATTCTGTTTTATGCTTCTTTGCGCGATGAGTATTTCGAGAGGGCGCTTGAATTACTTACAGACATCACCTTTGATTCTATTTTCCCATCAGGACAGATCAATCGCGAACGCAATGTGATCCTGGAAGAAATGTCGATGTACTACGATGACCCGGATGATTCACTCCAGGATGAATTTGATAGCGTCATATTCTCAGGTCATTCGTTGGGGATGAATATTCTGGGCACCCAAAAGACGGTGAAGGCATTTCAACGAAAAGATTTCAGAAATTTCGTGAAGAAAAACCTCGACACACGTAATATTGTTTTTTCATCAGTAGGAAATGTTCCAATGGAGAAAGTGGTAGCCTTGGCTGAGAAGTACCTGGGGCAGGTTCCGAGACTTACATCTCGGACCAAAAGAAAGAAGTTTACAGGCTACAAACCGAAGGAAGTCATACTCAAACGTGATGTGAAGCAGGCGCGGTGTGCCATTGGTCGTACAGCATTTCATTCTTCGCATGAGCGAAGGACTCCTTTCTTTATGCTTACCAATATTCTTGGAGGAGGAGGGATGAACTCCAGGCTCAATATGGCGCTTCGGGAAAAACATGGATTTGTGTACAGCATTGGAGCGCAGTTCGTTCCATTCACTGATACCGGCTTGTTTGTTATTTCTTTTGGTACGGAACCAACCCAATTGCAAAAAAGCATCGAACTGGTAAAGATGGAATTGAAAAAACTACAGGATGAAAAGCTTGGCGTAAAGCAACTGGCATCCTCTAAAGAGCAAATCCTCGGGCAGATTGCCATGGCAGAAGAGAATAATATGGGTTTTATGATGATGATGGCCCGCAACCTCCTAGATTTCGGAAAGATCACTTCATTAGAAGAAATTTTTGAAAGAGTAAAAAAAACATCATCTGTTGATCTTCAAGCATTGGCGAACGAGATGTTTGATGAAGACAAGATGAGTGTTTTGATAATGCAACCTAAGTGA
- a CDS encoding O-methyltransferase has translation MDFLPDDLDRYIEAHTTDESPILKKINRETHAQVLMPRMLSGHVQGRFLSMISKLTKPKNILEIGTYTGYSAICLAEGLVAGGRLITIDINEELESRVRGYFNESGFVERIDYRIGDARKIIPGLTESFDLVFIDADKESYSAYFDLVIEKVLPGGLILADNVLWSGKVVQPKPDKDTRAILDFNHKIQNDPRVENLLLSLRDGVMIARKK, from the coding sequence ATGGATTTCCTGCCAGATGATTTAGACCGCTATATCGAGGCGCACACAACCGATGAAAGCCCCATTCTGAAAAAGATAAACAGGGAGACACATGCCCAGGTATTGATGCCACGAATGTTGTCAGGGCATGTGCAGGGAAGATTTCTTTCAATGATCAGTAAACTCACAAAGCCCAAAAATATATTAGAGATAGGCACATACACGGGGTATTCTGCCATTTGTCTTGCCGAAGGACTGGTTGCCGGGGGAAGGCTGATTACGATCGATATCAACGAGGAATTGGAGAGTCGTGTGAGAGGTTATTTCAATGAGTCTGGTTTTGTGGAAAGGATTGACTACCGGATCGGTGACGCGAGAAAAATTATCCCAGGCCTGACCGAATCTTTTGATCTTGTCTTTATCGATGCCGACAAGGAAAGCTATTCAGCTTACTTTGATTTGGTTATTGAAAAGGTGTTACCCGGAGGCTTGATACTTGCCGACAATGTTTTGTGGAGCGGAAAGGTTGTTCAACCTAAACCTGATAAAGACACCCGGGCTATCCTCGACTTCAATCATAAAATCCAGAACGATCCGAGAGTGGAGAACCTGCTGCTGTCTTTAAGAGACGGAGTAATGATAGCTCGCAAAAAGTGA
- the cdd gene encoding cytidine deaminase, which translates to MITSARYFDNLEDLDSESKYLVHKAKEATAHSYAPYSKFCVGAALMLDDGTMISGSNQENASYPLCMCAERVALYTAAATHPDRTISKLAVVAHKKNHKDLTPASCCGACRQVLLEFEQRQHKPMEIIMLGADKKWVKVPSAASLLPLGFTKDSLEG; encoded by the coding sequence ATGATCACATCTGCCCGTTACTTTGACAACCTTGAAGATTTAGATTCAGAATCAAAATATTTAGTTCATAAAGCGAAGGAGGCTACGGCTCATTCGTATGCGCCCTACTCCAAGTTCTGTGTCGGGGCTGCACTGATGCTCGATGACGGAACGATGATTTCCGGCTCCAACCAGGAGAATGCCTCGTACCCGCTATGCATGTGTGCCGAGCGCGTAGCTCTCTATACCGCAGCCGCCACACACCCCGACCGGACGATCTCAAAACTGGCGGTGGTCGCACATAAGAAAAATCATAAAGACCTTACCCCTGCTTCCTGCTGCGGGGCGTGCCGCCAGGTATTATTGGAATTTGAACAACGCCAACACAAGCCGATGGAGATCATTATGCTGGGTGCCGATAAAAAATGGGTGAAAGTACCTTCGGCTGCCTCCCTGCTGCCCCTGGGCTTTACCAAAGACTCACTGGAAGGGTAG
- a CDS encoding response regulator, protein MMLMDTEIKTLDLVMLVDDNDTDNFISKRIIEITKFSHRVEVKSSGKGALDYLKEHENDAVNLPSIIFLDINMPVVDGFVFLYEFEKFNELVRNKCKVIILSSSDNKRDIDKIVNNNHVIKFITKPLTEVALEEIKLSNI, encoded by the coding sequence ATGATGTTGATGGATACGGAAATTAAAACATTGGATTTGGTAATGTTGGTGGATGATAATGACACTGACAATTTCATCAGCAAGCGTATTATAGAAATTACCAAGTTTTCTCACCGTGTGGAGGTGAAAAGTTCGGGTAAAGGCGCCCTTGATTATTTGAAAGAACACGAAAATGATGCAGTAAACCTGCCCAGCATTATCTTCCTTGATATTAATATGCCGGTGGTGGACGGATTTGTATTTCTCTATGAATTTGAGAAGTTCAATGAATTGGTTCGCAACAAGTGCAAAGTCATCATCCTGTCAAGCTCTGACAATAAACGCGACATCGATAAGATTGTGAACAACAATCACGTGATCAAGTTTATCACGAAACCTTTGACTGAAGTCGCTCTGGAGGAAATTAAGCTAAGCAATATTTGA
- a CDS encoding transketolase, with product MGKAKFGIFGDGKEVAQVAMAKVFRNGDFRSGYYRDQTFMLAIGELTLSAYFAQLYAHTSVEAEPASAGRQMTGHFATRMLDEKGKLKPITQQKNSSSDISPTASQMPRLVGLAQASKLFRENPDLNKFSDLSVNGNEIAFGTIGNASTSEGMFFEAINAAGVLQVPMLISVWDDDYGISVPKEFQTTKGSISKILEGFQRTKDEKGFEILTVCGWDYEGLCKTYEKAEKICREEHVPVLVHVIEMTQPQGHSTSGSHERYKSKERLAWEKDFDCVRKMREWMIDQGVALPEVLDNIEKEAKSSAKTAKDIAWRAFEEDTHKSQDSLIKILSSVAQGNPAIEEINERLVKTINPERLDAVRAAKRALRILAGQDSEHRSELIRWIESSAADNHDRYNSFVYSESEWSALNITTVAAQYSENSQELDGREILQACFGEALKNNPLVLAFGEDVGQIGDVNQGFAGLQEKFGKHRVADTGIRECTIIGQGIGLALRGLRPIAEIQYLDYLLYALQILSDDLANLQYRTKGGQKAPLIVRTRGHRLEGIWHAGSPIGTILNSLRGIYVLVPRNMTQAAGFYNTMLKSDDPCLIIECLNGYRLKEKLPDNIGEFTLPLGVPEILREGTDVTVVTYGSMCRVIMDAAKDLEAVGISCEVIDAQTLLPFDRHHSILESVKKTNRIVLADEDIPGGATAFMLQQVLEVQKAYAHLDSAPMTITAKEHRPPYASDGDYFSKPNPEEIFEKIYEMMRESDPIRFPALY from the coding sequence ATGGGCAAGGCCAAGTTTGGAATTTTTGGTGACGGTAAAGAGGTCGCACAAGTCGCGATGGCCAAGGTTTTTCGCAATGGAGATTTCCGGTCCGGCTATTATCGTGATCAGACTTTCATGTTGGCCATTGGGGAGCTGACGCTCTCGGCATACTTCGCCCAGCTTTATGCTCATACAAGCGTGGAAGCAGAACCGGCTTCTGCTGGCCGCCAAATGACAGGGCATTTTGCCACACGCATGTTGGATGAAAAAGGAAAACTGAAACCTATTACCCAGCAAAAGAATAGCAGTTCAGATATTTCTCCTACGGCTTCACAAATGCCTCGATTGGTGGGATTGGCGCAAGCCTCAAAACTATTCCGGGAAAATCCAGACCTAAACAAATTTTCAGACCTGAGTGTCAACGGAAATGAAATTGCCTTTGGTACCATTGGCAATGCCTCTACTTCAGAAGGAATGTTTTTCGAAGCCATCAATGCGGCTGGCGTCTTGCAGGTGCCTATGCTGATTTCCGTCTGGGATGACGACTATGGTATTTCAGTGCCGAAAGAATTTCAAACGACCAAAGGAAGTATTTCTAAAATTCTGGAGGGCTTTCAGCGAACCAAAGACGAAAAAGGATTTGAGATTTTGACGGTATGTGGTTGGGACTACGAAGGATTGTGTAAGACATACGAAAAAGCAGAAAAAATTTGTCGCGAAGAACATGTGCCTGTACTAGTGCATGTCATCGAGATGACTCAGCCTCAGGGGCACAGCACTTCAGGATCTCATGAACGATACAAATCGAAAGAGCGGCTTGCATGGGAAAAGGATTTCGACTGCGTGCGCAAAATGCGTGAGTGGATGATCGATCAGGGAGTTGCCCTTCCCGAAGTTCTCGATAACATTGAGAAAGAAGCGAAATCATCAGCGAAGACAGCAAAAGATATTGCCTGGCGTGCTTTTGAAGAAGACACGCATAAGAGTCAGGACTCACTAATAAAAATACTTTCAAGCGTTGCTCAAGGAAACCCTGCTATTGAAGAAATAAATGAACGGCTGGTTAAAACAATTAACCCCGAAAGATTGGATGCAGTGAGAGCAGCGAAAAGAGCACTGAGAATTTTGGCAGGGCAGGATTCCGAGCATCGTAGCGAGCTTATTCGTTGGATTGAAAGCTCTGCCGCAGACAACCACGATAGATATAATTCATTTGTTTATAGCGAGTCGGAGTGGTCTGCACTGAATATCACGACTGTCGCAGCGCAATATTCTGAGAACTCACAGGAGTTGGATGGACGTGAAATTTTGCAGGCTTGTTTTGGTGAAGCGCTAAAAAATAATCCCCTTGTATTGGCATTTGGCGAAGATGTAGGGCAGATCGGGGATGTGAATCAGGGGTTTGCAGGCCTCCAGGAAAAATTTGGAAAGCACAGGGTTGCTGACACCGGTATTCGCGAATGCACGATCATCGGGCAGGGGATAGGACTCGCGTTGCGAGGACTCAGGCCTATTGCGGAAATTCAGTATCTCGACTATCTCCTCTATGCATTGCAGATTTTATCAGACGATTTAGCCAATCTTCAATATCGTACCAAAGGTGGGCAAAAAGCACCCCTTATTGTGAGAACGCGCGGGCACCGGCTCGAAGGCATTTGGCATGCCGGCTCACCGATAGGTACAATACTGAATAGTTTGAGGGGTATTTATGTACTGGTTCCAAGAAATATGACGCAAGCAGCCGGTTTTTACAACACCATGCTGAAATCAGATGACCCTTGCCTAATTATTGAATGTTTGAATGGTTATCGATTGAAAGAAAAACTTCCAGATAATATTGGAGAATTTACATTGCCGTTAGGTGTTCCGGAAATCTTGCGAGAAGGTACTGATGTCACTGTCGTTACCTATGGTTCAATGTGCCGTGTCATTATGGATGCAGCAAAAGACCTTGAAGCTGTTGGAATTTCCTGTGAAGTGATAGATGCCCAAACACTGTTGCCATTCGATCGTCATCATTCTATCCTTGAGTCTGTAAAGAAGACAAATCGTATTGTTTTAGCCGATGAGGATATCCCCGGTGGGGCCACTGCATTTATGTTGCAGCAAGTATTGGAAGTGCAAAAGGCGTATGCTCACCTTGATTCGGCACCAATGACTATCACAGCAAAAGAGCACAGGCCTCCATATGCTTCGGATGGAGATTACTTTTCAAAGCCAAATCCAGAGGAGATTTTTGAGAAAATCTATGAGATGATGCGTGAGTCAGATCCTATCCGCTTCCCAGCATTATACTAG
- a CDS encoding saccharopine dehydrogenase translates to MKKILVLGAGRSSSALISYLIKNGAAGDWRVTVGDFSKVAAQERIGSSPLAEAIAFNIEHVEESTNAIRKADVVISLIPAALHPLVAKICLAEGKHLLTASYVSEEMKRFDTEAKLKGLLFLNECGLDPGIDHMSAMQVMDKIKSEGGTITSFESFTGGLIAPETDPDNPWRYKFTWNPRNVVLAGQGTAKYLQDGKFKYIPYQQLFQRTTPIAVPGFGEYEGYANRDSLKYVEVYGLQECKTVLRGTLRNKGYCSTWNVLAQLGCCDDSYVMDGIGEMSHLDFISSFLDSGKKAEDEICRRFSISSSGEEMKRLTWSGFFSQEKIGLARATPAQALEHILNKRWKLKAGDKDFIVMWHRFRYQLQGKEKEIQAWLTATGDDEIQTAMAKTVGLPVAIAAKLLLQNKISKKGVTIPVASEIYSPILDELKILGIGLQERHF, encoded by the coding sequence ATGAAAAAAATACTGGTGCTTGGTGCGGGCCGCTCATCTTCAGCATTGATTTCATATTTGATAAAAAATGGAGCAGCCGGTGACTGGCGTGTTACGGTTGGAGATTTTTCTAAAGTTGCGGCACAGGAAAGAATAGGATCGTCCCCTTTAGCAGAAGCAATTGCATTTAATATTGAACATGTGGAGGAGAGTACAAATGCAATTCGCAAAGCGGATGTCGTGATCTCCCTCATTCCTGCAGCACTTCACCCGCTGGTGGCGAAAATTTGCCTGGCAGAAGGGAAGCATTTGCTTACCGCCAGTTATGTGTCGGAGGAAATGAAAAGATTTGATACAGAAGCGAAATTGAAAGGACTCTTGTTTTTAAACGAATGTGGTCTTGATCCGGGAATAGATCATATGAGCGCCATGCAAGTGATGGACAAGATCAAATCGGAGGGAGGAACGATTACATCTTTCGAATCTTTCACTGGCGGATTGATAGCTCCGGAAACAGATCCGGATAATCCCTGGCGATATAAATTCACCTGGAACCCACGTAACGTAGTGTTGGCTGGTCAGGGCACTGCTAAGTATTTGCAAGACGGAAAATTCAAATACATTCCCTATCAGCAACTTTTCCAACGTACAACTCCAATTGCAGTGCCTGGTTTTGGTGAATATGAAGGTTATGCCAATCGTGACTCGTTGAAGTATGTGGAAGTATACGGACTGCAAGAATGCAAAACAGTTTTGAGAGGAACACTCCGAAATAAAGGATATTGTAGTACATGGAATGTGTTGGCACAACTCGGTTGCTGCGATGATTCCTATGTGATGGATGGAATAGGCGAGATGAGTCACTTGGATTTTATCTCCTCGTTCCTCGATTCCGGAAAGAAAGCTGAAGATGAAATCTGCAGGCGTTTTTCAATTTCTTCTTCGGGCGAAGAAATGAAGAGATTGACATGGAGCGGATTTTTCTCTCAGGAGAAAATCGGGCTGGCGAGAGCCACACCGGCCCAGGCATTGGAGCACATTCTCAACAAACGATGGAAGCTCAAAGCCGGCGACAAAGACTTTATTGTTATGTGGCACCGGTTCAGGTATCAATTGCAAGGAAAAGAAAAAGAGATACAGGCCTGGCTTACGGCCACAGGCGATGATGAAATTCAAACAGCTATGGCCAAAACTGTAGGTTTACCGGTCGCCATTGCGGCAAAGCTTTTACTTCAAAATAAAATTTCGAAGAAGGGAGTGACTATTCCAGTTGCCTCCGAAATCTATTCGCCCATTTTGGATGAGCTGAAAATTTTGGGAATTGGGCTGCAGGAAAGGCACTTTTAA
- a CDS encoding Fis family transcriptional regulator, translating into MPKILIIEDEASIRAVLKDILKDQKELKLEIDEAKDGAEGLTKLETDTFDVVFCDIKMPKMDGMELLSQAKAKGVSSTFIMISAHGTTELAVDAVKKGAYDFLQKPPDLNRLLITLRNALDKNSLVNESVSLKKKISSRFEIVGQSAGIKDVLQMIEKVAPTEARVLITGPNGSGKELVARQLHEKSARKSSPFIEVNCAAIPSELIESELFGHEKGAFTSAIKQRLGKFELAENGTLFLDEIGDMSLSAQAKVLRALQENKIARVGGDKDIDVNARVIAATNKDLKREIAEGRFREDLYHRLSVIVIKVPSLKERKDDIPLLAEKFLNEIARNYGAKKKTIDAEAFKVLKDYDWSGNIRELKNVIERLVIMSESTISQADVKKYL; encoded by the coding sequence ATGCCTAAAATTCTGATCATAGAAGACGAAGCCAGCATTCGCGCTGTCCTTAAGGATATTTTAAAAGATCAGAAAGAACTTAAGCTGGAAATTGATGAAGCCAAGGATGGTGCCGAAGGGTTAACCAAACTAGAGACAGACACTTTTGATGTTGTCTTCTGTGACATCAAAATGCCTAAAATGGATGGTATGGAGTTGCTGAGCCAGGCTAAAGCAAAAGGAGTTTCTTCTACATTCATTATGATTTCGGCACATGGCACTACTGAACTTGCTGTAGATGCCGTTAAAAAAGGAGCCTACGATTTCTTGCAAAAACCTCCGGATCTTAACCGGCTTTTAATCACCCTGAGAAATGCATTGGATAAAAACAGCCTGGTTAACGAGTCCGTTTCGCTTAAAAAGAAAATATCATCGCGTTTTGAAATTGTCGGTCAATCCGCGGGCATCAAAGATGTCTTGCAGATGATCGAAAAAGTTGCTCCCACCGAAGCCCGGGTTCTTATCACCGGGCCCAATGGTTCAGGGAAAGAGCTCGTTGCCCGTCAACTGCACGAGAAAAGCGCCAGAAAATCCTCCCCATTCATTGAAGTTAACTGCGCAGCTATTCCTTCCGAGTTGATCGAAAGCGAATTATTTGGTCATGAAAAAGGGGCATTCACATCCGCCATAAAACAACGACTTGGAAAATTCGAGCTGGCTGAAAACGGAACATTATTTTTGGACGAAATAGGTGATATGAGCCTGTCGGCTCAAGCAAAAGTACTACGTGCTCTTCAAGAAAATAAGATAGCAAGAGTGGGTGGCGACAAAGACATTGACGTAAATGCCCGGGTAATAGCTGCTACCAATAAAGATCTGAAGCGTGAAATCGCAGAAGGGCGCTTCCGTGAAGACTTATATCACCGGCTATCGGTGATCGTAATCAAAGTGCCTTCGCTAAAAGAAAGGAAAGATGATATTCCCCTACTTGCTGAAAAATTCCTCAATGAAATTGCCCGTAATTACGGAGCCAAAAAGAAAACGATTGACGCAGAGGCTTTCAAGGTATTGAAAGACTATGATTGGAGCGGAAACATCCGCGAACTGAAGAATGTAATCGAAAGATTAGTAATTATGAGCGAAAGCACCATCAGCCAAGCTGATGTCAAGAAATACCTTTAA
- the cheR gene encoding chemotaxis protein R, with protein MIQDIDISDLKRITELIYSKYGYDFRNYAMSSFKRRILRITELKNLSLESLIKKLNESPAFINEFLDELTVNVTEMFRDPSFWRVMRDEIIPGILLNHKTFNIWHAGCSSGEEVLSMAILLKEMGIHNDVSLYATDLDVNILERAKTASYPAKNMDLNEKNYIRFEGKWSLRDYYKEENGRVTFDKNLYNNVTFRKHDLVMGDIFNKFDLILCRNVMIYFNQTLQNEVLKKFHESLFKYGYLAIGSKESLIWCDVANRFLVANNEEKVYKKIKD; from the coding sequence GTGATACAAGATATAGACATCTCGGACCTTAAGCGAATTACAGAACTGATCTATTCCAAGTATGGCTATGACTTCAGGAACTATGCAATGTCGTCTTTCAAAAGACGCATCCTGCGTATCACCGAACTAAAAAATCTCTCTTTAGAATCGCTCATCAAAAAACTCAATGAGTCTCCAGCATTTATTAATGAATTTTTGGATGAACTGACCGTCAATGTGACGGAAATGTTTCGCGACCCCAGCTTTTGGCGGGTCATGAGAGACGAGATCATCCCCGGCATTTTATTGAATCATAAAACCTTTAATATCTGGCATGCAGGATGCTCCTCCGGTGAGGAAGTCCTCTCCATGGCCATTCTGCTAAAGGAAATGGGAATCCACAATGACGTGTCGCTTTACGCCACAGACTTGGATGTGAACATACTGGAGCGGGCAAAAACAGCCAGCTACCCCGCCAAGAACATGGATCTCAATGAAAAGAACTACATCCGGTTTGAGGGAAAATGGAGTTTGCGCGACTATTATAAAGAAGAGAATGGCAGGGTAACCTTTGACAAGAACCTCTATAATAATGTCACCTTCCGCAAGCATGACCTTGTTATGGGTGACATTTTCAACAAGTTTGACCTGATTCTTTGCAGGAACGTGATGATTTATTTTAATCAGACACTCCAGAACGAGGTGTTGAAGAAATTCCATGAGAGTCTGTTCAAATATGGATACCTCGCCATTGGCTCGAAAGAGTCGTTGATTTGGTGTGATGTGGCCAACCGTTTTTTGGTAGCCAATAACGAGGAGAAAGTTTATAAAAAAATAAAAGATTAG
- a CDS encoding acyltransferase translates to MSEIKDFTTLLPSINATNFEDIALDVFRYQYKNNLLYRSYVDALGKVPHKVESILDIPFLPIQFFKTHPVISGIWEPELEFTSSATSGMSVSRHAVWNLNFYLENAARIFQQFYGPVEDYHFLALLPSYLERTGSSLIAMIDFFIKRDKTGQSGYYLQNHEDLLSKLQELKKSSKKTLIWGVSFGLLDLAEKFEVDMSQCIVMETGGMKGRRKEWVRDELHAFFCRRFNLPSIHSEYGMTELLSQAYSEGNGYFDYPPWMKVIIRDINDPFAIAGEGKTGAINVIDLANVHSCSFIETEDLGRLINGVKFEVLGRMDNSDVRGCNLLVS, encoded by the coding sequence TTGTCTGAAATAAAGGACTTTACCACTTTACTTCCCAGCATCAACGCCACCAACTTCGAAGATATTGCGTTGGATGTGTTTCGCTACCAATACAAAAATAACCTTCTTTATCGATCCTATGTAGATGCACTGGGTAAAGTTCCGCATAAAGTCGAATCCATCTTAGATATTCCCTTTCTTCCCATTCAATTTTTCAAAACTCATCCCGTGATTTCGGGGATATGGGAGCCAGAATTGGAATTCACCAGCAGTGCAACAAGTGGCATGTCGGTGAGCAGGCATGCAGTATGGAACTTGAATTTCTACCTGGAAAATGCTGCCAGAATCTTTCAGCAATTTTATGGCCCAGTGGAAGACTATCATTTTTTGGCTTTGTTGCCATCATACCTGGAAAGGACAGGCTCTTCGCTCATCGCAATGATCGATTTCTTTATAAAAAGAGACAAAACAGGTCAATCCGGCTATTATTTACAGAATCATGAAGACTTGCTATCCAAATTGCAGGAACTCAAGAAATCAAGCAAAAAGACTTTGATTTGGGGCGTTTCTTTTGGACTTCTCGACTTGGCTGAAAAATTTGAAGTAGATATGAGTCAGTGTATTGTTATGGAAACTGGAGGTATGAAGGGAAGGCGTAAAGAGTGGGTAAGGGACGAGCTTCATGCTTTTTTTTGCCGAAGATTCAATCTTCCTTCCATTCATTCGGAATATGGAATGACAGAGCTTTTATCGCAGGCGTATTCTGAAGGGAACGGTTACTTTGACTATCCTCCATGGATGAAAGTTATCATCCGTGATATTAATGACCCATTTGCAATAGCAGGGGAGGGGAAAACCGGGGCCATTAACGTCATTGATTTGGCTAACGTACATTCTTGCTCATTTATTGAGACAGAAGACCTCGGAAGACTCATAAACGGGGTCAAATTTGAGGTTTTGGGGAGAATGGACAATAGCGATGTACGTGGTTGCAACCTCTTGGTCAGCTGA